A single region of the Plasmodium malariae genome assembly, chromosome: 7 genome encodes:
- the PmUG01_07030600 gene encoding DnaJ protein, putative, whose translation MLNEIIFQVVISSVGVTIVNSDKIKFLQKFRYAIYVLILSFLLYKGIPWNRENYYTYLNIAPNATKQEIQTAYRQAAKIYHPDKNPDESANTSFIKLKQAYDILTDDVRRSNYNRFGDYKNGREVDDNTATILICLSLVQHTMFFIIGYFLSYPRKLEFARQIFLVYNIASFCFELQFRFIEDDTTFDWLPSIGYLLPYEKIKLLRMLFPVVFFISICSSAYTYTDRNATLIYLMRSILSTNRILVERSNDVVDSTNYLKTKGEGLVRKLQQMRKNDISSQFNLKGNVKDNKDEKSCLENEKKDSKEKESEEKLLENVQEFSLTLDSQQMSLLEKCFELLKNRNLNEKKSKKKSWFEFFSMQMIFGIIFVYIWLTSK comes from the exons ATGCTAAACGAAATTATATTTCAAGTAGTTATATCTTCAGTTGGAGTTACTATAGTCAATAgcgataaaataaaatttcttcaAAAATTCA GGTATGCCATCTACGTATTAATATTgtcctttttattatataaaggaATTCCATGGAATAGGGAAAATTATTACACTTATTTAAATATCGCTCCAAATGCTACAAAACAAGAAATACAGACAGCTTATAGGCAGGCAGCTAAAATTTACCATCCC GATAAAAATCCAGACGAATCTGCGAATACAtcgtttataaaattaaaacaagcGTACGATATTTTGACGGACGATGTGCGAAGAAGCAATTACAATCGATTTGGGGATTATAAGAATGGta GAGAAGTAGACGACAATACAGCTACCATATTAATATGCCTTTCACTAGTTCAGCACACAATGTTTTTCATAATaggatattttttatcatatccAAGAAAATTAGAATTTGCGAGGCAG atatttttaGTATACAATATAGCTAGTTTTTGTTTCGAGTTACAATTTCGATTTATAGAAGATGACACAACGTTCGATTGGTTGCCATCAATAGGATATCTTTTgccatatgaaaaaataaaattacttaGGATGCTATTTCCAGTGGTTTTTTTCATTAGTATATGTTCATcggcatatacatatacagaTAGGAATGCTacgttaatttatttaatgcgCTCCATTTTATCAACAAACCGAATACTTGTTGAAAGATCAAATGATGTTGTTGATTcaacaaattatttaaaaacaaaaggaGAAGGGTTGGTTAGAAAATTACAacaaatgagaaaaaatgaTATCTCTTcacaatttaatttaaaaggtAATGTAAAGGATAACAAAGATGAAAAGAGTTGtttagaaaatgaaaaaaaagattcaAAAGAGAAAGAATCTGAAGAGAAATTACTTGAAAATGTACAGGAATTTTCATTAACCTTAGATTCACAGCAAATGAGTTTATTGGAAAAATGTTTTgaattattgaaaaatagaaatttgaatgaaaaaaaaagtaaaaaaaaatcctgGTTTGAGTTTTTTTCCATGCAAATGATATTTGGAATTatattcgtatatatatggcTTACatcgaaataa
- the PmUG01_07030700 gene encoding PPPDE peptidase, putative produces the protein MNVWLHTYTLDVPFFLKNVRHTGIELFGREYTFSMDGIITCKPKNSTVGQYCKSYELKCIKLSYSQFSEILNAIGKIYRPNTYNFIYKNCNHFCDDLFELLSGKRLFHTFMFYSRLGKIFGNFKNVALCGYINSMEISRNDKTLYIYALNLSKSILKKNKNKRAVLYINDINDTNDFSDIDDINDINDINNFNENYHQNYVTTPLYVVPYRTYASYPCVNQNIYYTENFVNNSMDDLNDGMHNIFHHNSLFDNMYFFRIRGNFSMI, from the exons atgaatgtgTGGTTGCATACCTACACCCTTGacgttcctttttttttgaaaaatgttCGTCATACAG GAATTGAGTTGTTCGGCCGTGAATACACCTTTTCCATGGACGGAATAATAACATGCAAACCAAAGAATTCAACTGTTGGACAATATTGTAAAAGTTATGAACTAAAATGTATAAAGTTAAGTTACTCTCAGTTTtcagaaatattaaatgctATTGGAAAAATTTATAGACCAAAcacttataattttatatacaaaaactGCAATCATTTTTGTGATgatttatttgaattattaaGTGGGAAAAGATTATTTCATACGTTTATGTTTTATTCAAGATTAGGTAAAATATTTGGTAATTTCAAAAATGTAGCTTTGTGTGGTTATATTAATTCTATGGAAATCTCAAGGAACGAtaaaactttatatatttatgctttaaatttatcaaaatcaattctcaaaaaaaataaaaataaaagagctgtattgtatattaatgatattaatgATACTAATGATTTTAGTGATATTGATGatattaatgatattaatgatattaacaattttaatgaaaattatcaTCAAAATTATGTTACTACCCCTTTATATGTTGTTCCATATAGAACATATGCAAGTTATCCTTGTgtaaatcaaaatatatattacactgAAAATTTCGTAAATAACTCAATGGATGATTTAAATGATGGCATGCACAACATTTTCCATCATAACAGTCTATTCGACAATATGTATTTCTTTAGAATACGTGGAAACTTTTCAATGATATGA
- the TrxL1 gene encoding thioredoxin-like protein 1, putative, whose translation MSCANFNSPYQAEKRRTSENTDNKNVESVSTAVNYADMGSLKNINNTVVNEKHLVGKSVALFFSNGSDPKCRAFLPFLQQYYKTINEAGSRQKIEVIFVSTDPDRTSFEDHKKHMPWLYIDIADPLTDILKKHFRIMNFHEVPFYGSGPRSDVPCLVVIGSDGREAQLLHICSGRDEGEKGILRWDYRNNVYSLNKNESSF comes from the exons ATGTCCTGTGCAAATTTCAACTCTCCCTACCAAGCGGAAAAAAGGAGAACATCAGAAAATACGGATAACAAAAATGTCGAATCTGTAAGCACCGCTGTTAATTATGCTGATATgg GATcattaaagaatataaacaACACCGTAGTAAACGAGAAACATTTAGTTGGAAAATCAGttgctttgtttttttcaaacGGAAGTGACCCCAAATGTAGAGCTTTTTTACCGTTCTTACAACAG TATTATAAAACCATAAACGAAGCAGGGTCTCGTCAAAAAATAGAAGTCATCTTTGTTAGCACTGACCCCGATAGAACATCATTCGAAGACCACAAAAAGCATATGCCCTGGTTATATATTGATATTGCTGACCCATTAACagatatattgaaaaaacattttagaATTATGAATTTTCATGAAGTTCCTTTTTATGGATCAGGGCCAAGAAGTGATGTACCTTGCTTAGTTGTTATTGGAAGTGATGGAAGAGAAGCTCAACTTTTACATATTTGCAGTGGAAGGGATGAAGGTGAAAAAGGTATATTAAGATGGGACTACAGAAATAATGTCTATTCGCTGAATAAAAATGAGTCATCATTTTAG
- the PmUG01_07030900 gene encoding protein disulfide isomerase, putative — MMMTTITTIMKSTSFFRVYFFSLLCLFFISIFTHEHVECAIWEGISDEEVKHVKHLTHDVELQIYSQHTSNCIALFCNNKELKCKNVYKEFVKASNELVGEDIIFVYVDTLTLEKTADNFDIKSIPKILTFRDFDPEKGYTFSKPYTKENIIEWFKLLPVPSIEIMDENNVDKYVDMQKKKGYASIIAYCIKGSDNLHKFVHFGETHKLQNLSVGLVYVKKEEETKIDISNGPGVTVPNDQIKYKDTYKPDNNIWSSEEILNFASEYMKQFPIIINYSRKIIKPMQNDLYLYIYIYPGEYSDALYSQLYSVIKANPQVKFVFPKSEEITDILGIETHANLLCIMDYSNASMDILYSSLRPKKYIKEIDGNIKVDDVSTFLDDFFTNKITQFKKSQKAIKRREKQEFQILCGNNFESFVFAPEKIVLVFYHVEGCKECTPLFSFWNSVANYFHLEYKYEDILVATMDAKLNDMVDETIDFYPSVAIYPKGENKLRRRKFLLFPIKLDTLIDIVDELLEDVTEDL, encoded by the exons ATGATGATGACAACGATAACGACGATAATGAAGTCCACTTCCTTTTTTcgtgtatattttttctcccttttgtgtttattttttatttccatttttacgCATGAACATGTGGAATGTGCCATATGGGAGGGGATAAGTGATGAGGAGGTGAAGCATGTGAAGCACTTGACGCATGATGTAGAGTTACAAATATACAGTCAACATACATCCAATTGTATAGCATTATTctgtaataataaagaattaaaatgtaaaaatgtgTACAAAGAATTTGTTAAAGCTTCTAATGAGTTGGTAGGAGaagatataatttttgtatatgtgGACACATTAACATTAGAAAAAACAGCTGATAATTTTGATATAAAATCAAttccaaaaatattaacatttagAGATTTTGATCCAGAAAAAGGATATACATTTAGTAAACCATatacaaaagaaaatataattgaatGGTTTAAATTATTACCGGTACCATCAATAGAAATTATGGATGAAAATAATGTAGACAAATATGTAGACatgcaaaagaaaaaaggatatgCTAGTATTATAGCATATTGTATAAAGGGTTCTgataatttacataaatttgtGCATTTTGGAGAAACACATAAATTGCAAAATTTATCTGTTGGTTTAgtttatgtaaaaaaggaagaagaaacaaaaatagaTATTTCAAATGGACCAGGTGTTACTGTTCCAAATGAccaaattaaatataaagatacTTATAAAcctgataataatatatggagctcagaagaaattttaaattttgctAGTGAATACATGAAACAGTTTCccattataattaattatagtaggaaaataattaaacCCATGCaaaatgatttatatttatatatatatatataccctgGTGAATATTCAGATGCTTTATATTCCCAGTTGTATAGCGTTATAAAAGCGAACCCTCAG GTTAAGTTTGTCTTTCCGAAGAGCGAAGAAATTACCGACATTTTGGGGATAGAGACCCACGCAAACTTGTTGTGCATTATGGATTACAGTAACGCGTCAATGGATATACTTTACAGTTCCCTAAgaccaaaaaaatatattaaagagaTAGATGGAAATATTAAAGTAGATGACGTATCAACATTTTTGGATGATTTTTTTACCAATAAAATAacacaatttaaaaaatcgCAGAAAGCTATAAAAAGGAGGGAAAAACAAGAGTTCCAAATATTATGTGGTAATAATTTTGAATCTTTTGTTTTTGCTCCTGAAAAAATAGTTTTAGTTTTTTATCATGTCGAGGGATGTAAAGAATGCACACCACTTTTCTCCTTTTGGAATAGTGTagcaaattattttcatttggAATACAAATACGAAGATATTTTAGTAGCTACAATGGATgcaaaattaaatgatatgGTCGATGAAACAATAGACTTTTACCCAAGCGTAGCTATATACCCAAAAG gCGAAAATAAATTGAGGAGAAGGAAGTTCCTTTTATTTCCTATCAAGCTTGACACGTTAATAGACATAGTGGATGAGCTCTTAGAGGACGTAACAGAAGACCTATAA
- the MFS3 gene encoding major facilitator superfamily domain-containing protein, putative: MMYLTKVIFNACLAILNCSLCLSSTSLARKMLIDDMKICPHGYRGCPKEKWYFATFYFMIYISGFLGCFISLYFKNANRRKLMLAIHYLFIIGSTLTFYTSPHVIITLFSQAFFGLAIGCSVVTVCFYVLEYSPKEDQNYYGYIIQVFFSIGLLISYIFGACYENIRFSNPKTNRIVLLLLYKTHMCLPIIFSIIALILFHFVFTMDTPLHLYESKKYDKFETLKTTINSKNFDEKKEYHTNKKTEEVSLLGNDIAIYDFFKNKDLRKLSLTSCLLCHLYSFSGSFLFFNKMFLFYKIFSSTMANTFISTGFICLYAICSIIVVTVLSHRFQKKDLLITGLLLQTIASVCIVGSYFLKFTNVFNQLVITAAITIYFTGLSLGFGHILWTHIYELFPKESKSVAAFCSYSSLFIAALIMSILLEFLSMKYYCYLFITFIVSLLLSILFFNSFYEEDSMVIKRHDSVQA; the protein is encoded by the coding sequence ATGATGTACCTAACTAAAGTTATTTTCAACGCGTGTCTGGCTATCCTTAACTGTAGCCTGTGTCTGTCTTCAACAAGCTTGGCAAGAAAAATGTTGATCGATGATATGAAGATATGCCCGCATGGGTACAGAGGATGTCCAAAAGAGAAATGGTACTTTgcaacattttattttatgatatatattagtgGGTTTTTGGGAtgttttatatctttatattttaagaacGCAAACAGAAGGAAATTAATGTTAGCTATacactatttatttattattggaAGTACATTAACATTTTATACGTCACCTCATgttattataacattattttcTCAAGCCTTTTTTGGATTAGCTATCGGATGCTCAGTTGTTACTGTATGTTTTTATGTACTTGAATATTCTCCAAAAGAAgatcaaaattattatggatatattattcaagtatttttttccattggATTATTaattagttatatatttggagcttgttatgaaaatatacgATTTTCAAATCCAAAGACTAATCGTATagtacttttattattatataagacACATATGTGTTTACCTATCATATTCAGTATAATagcattaatattatttcattttgtatttacTATGGATACACCATTACATCTATATGAAtcgaaaaaatatgataaatttgaaaccttaaaaacaacaattaactcaaaaaattttgatgaaaagaaagaataccacactaataaaaaaacagaagAAGTAAGTTTACTAGGTAATGATATTGCcatatatgatttttttaaaaataaagatttaagaaaattatcTTTAACATCATGTCTTCTATGCCATTTATACTCATTTAGTGgctcctttttattttttaacaagatgttcttattttataaaattttctccTCTACAATGGCAAACACATTTATTTCTACTGGATTTATATGCCTATATGCTATATGCTCTATTATTGTAGTCACTGTACTATCACATCGTTTTCAAAAGAAGGATTTATTAATAACTGGACTTCTACTACAAACTATAGCATCTGTTTGTATAGTTGGttcatactttttaaaatttacgaACGTTTTCAATCAACTTGTAATAACAGCAGctataacaatatattttactggTTTATCCTTAGGCTTTGGACATATTTTATGGACtcatatttatgaattatttcCCAAGGAGAGTAAAAGTGTAGCCGCTTTCTGTTCATATAGCTCTCTTTTTATTGCTGCTCTGATTATGTCCATATTGTTAGAATTCCTTAGCATGAAATATTATTGCtacttatttattacatttatcgTATCGCTACTT